The following coding sequences are from one Halictus rubicundus isolate RS-2024b chromosome 11, iyHalRubi1_principal, whole genome shotgun sequence window:
- the LOC143358600 gene encoding solute carrier family 25 protein Shawn isoform X5 → MNKFSVPPDLDLDDPRFRIRPYQQIVASCTGAVITSVFVTPLDVVKIRLQAQQKAMLSNKCFLYCNGLMDHLCPCPNGRGPAWASGNGKFNGTIDAFMKIGKNEGILSLWSGLSPTLVLAVPATIVYFVSYEQLRLYFKDQYNKKFLKEKNSVKTAEQPFWIPMFAGATARVWAATLVSPLELIRTKMQSQRLSYAEILQALKTVVRNSGISGLWMGLGSTLLRDVPFSAIYWLNYETIKQTFRGAQQTFTFNLAAGAMAGSVAAFLTIPFDVVKTHRQIEMGISNEVQINCIINLTCR, encoded by the exons ATGAATAAGTTTAGTGTTCCACCAGATTTGGATCTGGACGATCCAAGGTTTAGAATTAGACCTTATCAACAAATTGTGGCATCGTGCACTGGTGCTGTCATCACATCTGTTTTTG TTACTCCTTTGGATGTGGTCAAAATTCGTCTACAAGCACAACAGAAAGCTATGCTTTCGAATAAATGCTTCCTTTATTGCAACGGTTTGATGGACCACTTGTGTCCTTGTCCAAATGGTAGAGGTCCAGCATGGGCCAGTGGAAATGGAAAGTTCAATGGCACCATA GATGCCTTTATGAAAATTGGCAAAAACGAAGGAATTCTTTCTTTGTGGAGTGGTCTAAGTCCTACTCTTGTTTTAGCTGTACCTGCAACTATAGTATACTTCGTTTCGTACGAGCAACTAAGATTATATTTTAAG GATCaatataataagaaatttttgaaagaaaaaaatagCGTTAAGACCGCGGAGCAGCCATTCTGGATTCCTATGTTTGCTGGTGCCACAGCACGTGTTTGGGCTGCTACTTTGGTTAGCCCATTAGAATTAATTAGGACGAAAATGCAATCGCAAAGATTAAGTTATGCAG AAATATTGCAAGCATTGAAAACTGTTGTCAGGAATAGTGGTATATCTGGGTTATGGATGGGATTAGGCAGCACTCTTCTGCGCGACGTACCTTTTAGTGCAATTTATTGGTTAAATTACGAGACTATAAAGCAAACATTTCGTGGGGCACAACAAACTTTTACTTTTAATCTTGCAGCGGGTGCTATGGCAGGATCC GTAGCTGCGTTTTTAACGATACCGTTCGACGTAGTAAAGACACATAGACAAATAGAAATGG GAATATCGAACGAAGTTCAAATTAACTGTATCATCAATCTCACTTGCAGATAA
- the LOC143358600 gene encoding mitochondrial glutathione transporter SLC25A40 isoform X3: MNKFSVPPDLDLDDPRFRIRPYQQIVASCTGAVITSVFVTPLDVVKIRLQAQQKAMLSNKCFLYCNGLMDHLCPCPNGRGPAWASGNGKFNGTIDAFMKIGKNEGILSLWSGLSPTLVLAVPATIVYFVSYEQLRLYFKDQYNKKFLKEKNSVKTAEQPFWIPMFAGATARVWAATLVSPLELIRTKMQSQRLSYAEILQALKTVVRNSGISGLWMGLGSTLLRDVPFSAIYWLNYETIKQTFRGAQQTFTFNLAAGAMAGSVAAFLTIPFDVVKTHRQIEMGEKEIYSDKPGRSRGTWPVIRKIYRQNGVKGLYTGLIPRIIKVAPACAIMIATFEHGKRFFQTYNANTILERENDLQYLRHKKDGDE; encoded by the exons ATGAATAAGTTTAGTGTTCCACCAGATTTGGATCTGGACGATCCAAGGTTTAGAATTAGACCTTATCAACAAATTGTGGCATCGTGCACTGGTGCTGTCATCACATCTGTTTTTG TTACTCCTTTGGATGTGGTCAAAATTCGTCTACAAGCACAACAGAAAGCTATGCTTTCGAATAAATGCTTCCTTTATTGCAACGGTTTGATGGACCACTTGTGTCCTTGTCCAAATGGTAGAGGTCCAGCATGGGCCAGTGGAAATGGAAAGTTCAATGGCACCATA GATGCCTTTATGAAAATTGGCAAAAACGAAGGAATTCTTTCTTTGTGGAGTGGTCTAAGTCCTACTCTTGTTTTAGCTGTACCTGCAACTATAGTATACTTCGTTTCGTACGAGCAACTAAGATTATATTTTAAG GATCaatataataagaaatttttgaaagaaaaaaatagCGTTAAGACCGCGGAGCAGCCATTCTGGATTCCTATGTTTGCTGGTGCCACAGCACGTGTTTGGGCTGCTACTTTGGTTAGCCCATTAGAATTAATTAGGACGAAAATGCAATCGCAAAGATTAAGTTATGCAG AAATATTGCAAGCATTGAAAACTGTTGTCAGGAATAGTGGTATATCTGGGTTATGGATGGGATTAGGCAGCACTCTTCTGCGCGACGTACCTTTTAGTGCAATTTATTGGTTAAATTACGAGACTATAAAGCAAACATTTCGTGGGGCACAACAAACTTTTACTTTTAATCTTGCAGCGGGTGCTATGGCAGGATCC GTAGCTGCGTTTTTAACGATACCGTTCGACGTAGTAAAGACACATAGACAAATAGAAATGGGTGAGAAGGAGATTTATTCAG ATAAACCCGGACGTAGTCGTGGAACCTGGCCCGTAATAAGGAAAATCTACAGACAAAACGGCGTCAAAGGCTTGTACACGGGATTGATTCCGCGGATAATCAAAGTGGCACCAGCCTGCGCTATCATGATCGCGACATTCGAACACGGCAAGCGATTCTTTCAAACGTACAACGCTAACACGATACTAGAACGTGAAAATGACTTACAGTACCTACGACACAAAAAGGACGGCGACGAATGA
- the LOC143358600 gene encoding mitochondrial glutathione transporter SLC25A40 isoform X1, with protein sequence MNKFSVPPDLDLDDPRFRIRPYQQIVASCTGAVITSVFVTPLDVVKIRLQAQQKAMLSNKCFLYCNGLMDHLCPCPNGRGPAWASGNGKFNGTIDAFMKIGKNEGILSLWSGLSPTLVLAVPATIVYFVSYEQLRLYFKVNRRFCLTLLAHFHSSSNVVHLFQDQYNKKFLKEKNSVKTAEQPFWIPMFAGATARVWAATLVSPLELIRTKMQSQRLSYAEILQALKTVVRNSGISGLWMGLGSTLLRDVPFSAIYWLNYETIKQTFRGAQQTFTFNLAAGAMAGSVAAFLTIPFDVVKTHRQIEMGEKEIYSDKPGRSRGTWPVIRKIYRQNGVKGLYTGLIPRIIKVAPACAIMIATFEHGKRFFQTYNANTILERENDLQYLRHKKDGDE encoded by the exons ATGAATAAGTTTAGTGTTCCACCAGATTTGGATCTGGACGATCCAAGGTTTAGAATTAGACCTTATCAACAAATTGTGGCATCGTGCACTGGTGCTGTCATCACATCTGTTTTTG TTACTCCTTTGGATGTGGTCAAAATTCGTCTACAAGCACAACAGAAAGCTATGCTTTCGAATAAATGCTTCCTTTATTGCAACGGTTTGATGGACCACTTGTGTCCTTGTCCAAATGGTAGAGGTCCAGCATGGGCCAGTGGAAATGGAAAGTTCAATGGCACCATA GATGCCTTTATGAAAATTGGCAAAAACGAAGGAATTCTTTCTTTGTGGAGTGGTCTAAGTCCTACTCTTGTTTTAGCTGTACCTGCAACTATAGTATACTTCGTTTCGTACGAGCAACTAAGATTATATTTTAAGGTAAACAGAAGATTTTGCTTAACCTTGCTCGCGCACTTTCATTCATCTTCTAATGTCGTACATCTTTTCCAGGATCaatataataagaaatttttgaaagaaaaaaatagCGTTAAGACCGCGGAGCAGCCATTCTGGATTCCTATGTTTGCTGGTGCCACAGCACGTGTTTGGGCTGCTACTTTGGTTAGCCCATTAGAATTAATTAGGACGAAAATGCAATCGCAAAGATTAAGTTATGCAG AAATATTGCAAGCATTGAAAACTGTTGTCAGGAATAGTGGTATATCTGGGTTATGGATGGGATTAGGCAGCACTCTTCTGCGCGACGTACCTTTTAGTGCAATTTATTGGTTAAATTACGAGACTATAAAGCAAACATTTCGTGGGGCACAACAAACTTTTACTTTTAATCTTGCAGCGGGTGCTATGGCAGGATCC GTAGCTGCGTTTTTAACGATACCGTTCGACGTAGTAAAGACACATAGACAAATAGAAATGGGTGAGAAGGAGATTTATTCAG ATAAACCCGGACGTAGTCGTGGAACCTGGCCCGTAATAAGGAAAATCTACAGACAAAACGGCGTCAAAGGCTTGTACACGGGATTGATTCCGCGGATAATCAAAGTGGCACCAGCCTGCGCTATCATGATCGCGACATTCGAACACGGCAAGCGATTCTTTCAAACGTACAACGCTAACACGATACTAGAACGTGAAAATGACTTACAGTACCTACGACACAAAAAGGACGGCGACGAATGA
- the LOC143358600 gene encoding mitochondrial glutathione transporter SLC25A40 isoform X4, with protein sequence MNKFSVPPDLDLDDPRFRIRPYQQIVASCTGAVITSVFVTPLDVVKIRLQAQQKAMLSNKCFLYCNGLMDHLCPCPNGRGPAWASGNGKFNGTIDAFMKIGKNEGILSLWSGLSPTLVLAVPATIVYFVSYEQLRLYFKDQYNKKFLKEKNSVKTAEQPFWIPMFAGATARVWAATLVSPLELIRTKMQSQRLSYAEILQALKTVVRNSGISGLWMGLGSTLLRDVPFSAIYWLNYETIKQTFRGAQQTFTFNLAAGAMAGSVAAFLTIPFDVVKTHRQIEMDKPGRSRGTWPVIRKIYRQNGVKGLYTGLIPRIIKVAPACAIMIATFEHGKRFFQTYNANTILERENDLQYLRHKKDGDE encoded by the exons ATGAATAAGTTTAGTGTTCCACCAGATTTGGATCTGGACGATCCAAGGTTTAGAATTAGACCTTATCAACAAATTGTGGCATCGTGCACTGGTGCTGTCATCACATCTGTTTTTG TTACTCCTTTGGATGTGGTCAAAATTCGTCTACAAGCACAACAGAAAGCTATGCTTTCGAATAAATGCTTCCTTTATTGCAACGGTTTGATGGACCACTTGTGTCCTTGTCCAAATGGTAGAGGTCCAGCATGGGCCAGTGGAAATGGAAAGTTCAATGGCACCATA GATGCCTTTATGAAAATTGGCAAAAACGAAGGAATTCTTTCTTTGTGGAGTGGTCTAAGTCCTACTCTTGTTTTAGCTGTACCTGCAACTATAGTATACTTCGTTTCGTACGAGCAACTAAGATTATATTTTAAG GATCaatataataagaaatttttgaaagaaaaaaatagCGTTAAGACCGCGGAGCAGCCATTCTGGATTCCTATGTTTGCTGGTGCCACAGCACGTGTTTGGGCTGCTACTTTGGTTAGCCCATTAGAATTAATTAGGACGAAAATGCAATCGCAAAGATTAAGTTATGCAG AAATATTGCAAGCATTGAAAACTGTTGTCAGGAATAGTGGTATATCTGGGTTATGGATGGGATTAGGCAGCACTCTTCTGCGCGACGTACCTTTTAGTGCAATTTATTGGTTAAATTACGAGACTATAAAGCAAACATTTCGTGGGGCACAACAAACTTTTACTTTTAATCTTGCAGCGGGTGCTATGGCAGGATCC GTAGCTGCGTTTTTAACGATACCGTTCGACGTAGTAAAGACACATAGACAAATAGAAATGG ATAAACCCGGACGTAGTCGTGGAACCTGGCCCGTAATAAGGAAAATCTACAGACAAAACGGCGTCAAAGGCTTGTACACGGGATTGATTCCGCGGATAATCAAAGTGGCACCAGCCTGCGCTATCATGATCGCGACATTCGAACACGGCAAGCGATTCTTTCAAACGTACAACGCTAACACGATACTAGAACGTGAAAATGACTTACAGTACCTACGACACAAAAAGGACGGCGACGAATGA
- the Ada3 gene encoding transcriptional adaptor 3 isoform X2, producing MSGKGKQSSKKAVVKVRESGKTVQSSTLNSDTSSESMETTMSLSILKIVDNSRLLPRYTSILQRNVEEGVGMEDLDTLQLELEMLLSSVVVRHRMIQEEIANLSSAEERRDRRSKSGKGLSLLDKKVREEKFKPKELNTKTQSPLPAKLFKQKAVASSNSQVIPNVHEMSRIEGSKSESPKLLLPKNDTPNKFWASVDPYCTDIMPDDIKLLEELIATHSDISEFKKIPPLGRHYSLMWAHNDLLQEEDAANPNRDKKKSRSDVSLLVGKNDKKAHSIAGPLTQRLVSALLEENVYVANNNTDNKLFRDSDPPVLRDLTIQNSINLELRMHKELVEQGILEPDAQKKGQDDDEILTEIKRCQQELTALSNHNVMQLKRLLNLAQEESKRQALKRKISTADNEVIEHYKKLMLSKQRKVPLTKKEQEKAWSCLRERENLLDQLNMLPHNNLGESQIGFGNTVN from the coding sequence ATGTCGGGTAAAGGCAAGCAAAGTTCCAAAAAAGCTGTTGTCAAAGTCAGAGAGAGCGGGAAGACTGTACAGTCATCGACGCTTAATTCAGACACAAGCTCGGAAAGCATGGAGACAACAATGTCTCtatctattttaaaaattgtcgacAACAGCCGTCTTCTTCCAAGATATACCAGCATTCTACAGCGAAACGTGGAAGAAGGTGTTGGAATGGAAGACCTGGATACACTGCAACTAGAATTAGAAATGCTTCTCTCCTCCGTCGTTGTGCGGCATCGTATGATTCAAGAAGAGATAGCGAACTTGTCGTCGGCGGAAGAACGGAGAGACAGAAGATCCAAGAGCGGCAAGGGTCTTTCGCTTCTGGACAAGAAAGTTCGAGAAGAAAAGTTTAAACCAAAGGAACTTAACACTAAAACTCAATCGCCTTTACCAGCAAAGCTTTTCAAACAGAAAGCCGTAGCTAGTTCGAATTCTCAGGTCATTCCAAATGTCCATGAAATGTCtagaatcgaaggttcgaaatCTGAATCGCCAAAGTTACTTCTACCAAAAAACGATACCCCGAACAAGTTTTGGGCATCCGTCGACCCATACTGTACGGACATTATGCCGGACGACATAAAGTTATTAGAAGAATTAATCGCTACGCACAGCGATATCAGCGAATTCAAGAAGATTCCTCCACTGGGCAGACACTATAGTCTAATGTGGGCGCATAACGATTTATTGCAAGAGGAGGATGCGGCGAATCCAAACAGGGACAAGAAGAAAAGTCGTTCCGATGTGTCTTTGTTAGTAGGGAAAAATGACAAAAAAGCACATAGTATAGCAGGACCCCTGACCCAGAGACTGGTCTCTGCTTTGCTGGAAGAAAATGTGTACGTTGCAAATAACAACACAGATAACAAACTCTTCAGGGATAGTGACCCTCCCGTTTTAAGGGACCTTACTATTCAGAACTCTATTAATCTAGAATTAAGGATGCACAAAGAACTTGTTGAACAGGGAATTTTAGAGCCAGACGCACAGAAAAAAGGCCAAGACGATGACGAAATTTTGACGGAAATTAAAAGATGCCAACAAGAGCTTACTGCTCTTTCTAATCATAATGTAATGCAACTGAAAAGGCTGCTGAATTTGGCGCAGGAGGAGAGTAAACGACAAGCGTTGAAAAGAAAGATCAGTACGGCTGATAACGAGGTGATAGAACATTACAAGAAATTGATGCTGTCGAAACAACGGAAAGTGCCATTGACAAAAAAAGAACAGGAAAAGGCGTGGTCCTGTCTACGAGAAAGGGAAAACCTTCTAGATCAACTTAACATGTTACCACACAACAATTTAGGAGAATCGCAAATAGGTTTTGGAAATACTGtaaattaa
- the Atpsync gene encoding ATP synthase, subunit C, with amino-acid sequence MFACTRFIAPLARSTLVSGTKSYIRPLSSAVVNHSQILQQNQIQSQSPILRNFQTSTISRDIDSAAKFIGAGAATVGVAGSGAGIGSVFGSLIIGYARNPSLKQQLFSYAILGFALSEAMGLFCLMMAFLLLFAF; translated from the exons ATGTTCGCTTGCACCCGATTCATCGCACCTCTCGCCAGGTCCACC TTGGTTTCTGGAACCAAGAGCTACATCCGGCCGCTGAGCAGTGCCGTGGTCAACCACAGCCAAATTCTCCAACAAAATCAAATCCAGAGCCAG TCACCTATTCTGCGTAACTTCCAAACTTCCACAATCAGCCGTGACATTGACTCCGCTGCCAAGTTCATCGGTGCCGGTGCAGCCACCGTTGGTGTCGCTGGATCAG GTGCTGGAATTGGTTCGGTATTCGGATCTTTGATCATTGGTTATGCCAGGAATCCTTCTCTCAAGCAGCAGCTTTTCTCGTACGCCATCTTGGGCTTTGCCCTGTCCGAGGCCATGGGTCTTTTCTGCCTTATGATGGCCTTCCTGCTCTTGTTCGCGTTCTAA
- the Ada3 gene encoding transcriptional adaptor 3 isoform X1: MTIKLLEVTLKFSVDDELKNQITKEYSNNVTNTRTFTTCITFTTMSGKGKQSSKKAVVKVRESGKTVQSSTLNSDTSSESMETTMSLSILKIVDNSRLLPRYTSILQRNVEEGVGMEDLDTLQLELEMLLSSVVVRHRMIQEEIANLSSAEERRDRRSKSGKGLSLLDKKVREEKFKPKELNTKTQSPLPAKLFKQKAVASSNSQVIPNVHEMSRIEGSKSESPKLLLPKNDTPNKFWASVDPYCTDIMPDDIKLLEELIATHSDISEFKKIPPLGRHYSLMWAHNDLLQEEDAANPNRDKKKSRSDVSLLVGKNDKKAHSIAGPLTQRLVSALLEENVYVANNNTDNKLFRDSDPPVLRDLTIQNSINLELRMHKELVEQGILEPDAQKKGQDDDEILTEIKRCQQELTALSNHNVMQLKRLLNLAQEESKRQALKRKISTADNEVIEHYKKLMLSKQRKVPLTKKEQEKAWSCLRERENLLDQLNMLPHNNLGESQIGFGNTVN; this comes from the exons ATGACAATTAAACTTCTTGAGGTAACGCTGAAGTTCTCGGTCGATGACGAACTGAAGAATCAAATTACTAAAGAG TATAGTAACAACGTGACCAATACCAGAACATTCACTACTTGTATTACGTTTACCACCATGTCGGGTAAAGGCAAGCAAAGTTCCAAAAAAGCTGTTGTCAAAGTCAGAGAGAGCGGGAAGACTGTACAGTCATCGACGCTTAATTCAGACACAAGCTCGGAAAGCATGGAGACAACAATGTCTCtatctattttaaaaattgtcgacAACAGCCGTCTTCTTCCAAGATATACCAGCATTCTACAGCGAAACGTGGAAGAAGGTGTTGGAATGGAAGACCTGGATACACTGCAACTAGAATTAGAAATGCTTCTCTCCTCCGTCGTTGTGCGGCATCGTATGATTCAAGAAGAGATAGCGAACTTGTCGTCGGCGGAAGAACGGAGAGACAGAAGATCCAAGAGCGGCAAGGGTCTTTCGCTTCTGGACAAGAAAGTTCGAGAAGAAAAGTTTAAACCAAAGGAACTTAACACTAAAACTCAATCGCCTTTACCAGCAAAGCTTTTCAAACAGAAAGCCGTAGCTAGTTCGAATTCTCAGGTCATTCCAAATGTCCATGAAATGTCtagaatcgaaggttcgaaatCTGAATCGCCAAAGTTACTTCTACCAAAAAACGATACCCCGAACAAGTTTTGGGCATCCGTCGACCCATACTGTACGGACATTATGCCGGACGACATAAAGTTATTAGAAGAATTAATCGCTACGCACAGCGATATCAGCGAATTCAAGAAGATTCCTCCACTGGGCAGACACTATAGTCTAATGTGGGCGCATAACGATTTATTGCAAGAGGAGGATGCGGCGAATCCAAACAGGGACAAGAAGAAAAGTCGTTCCGATGTGTCTTTGTTAGTAGGGAAAAATGACAAAAAAGCACATAGTATAGCAGGACCCCTGACCCAGAGACTGGTCTCTGCTTTGCTGGAAGAAAATGTGTACGTTGCAAATAACAACACAGATAACAAACTCTTCAGGGATAGTGACCCTCCCGTTTTAAGGGACCTTACTATTCAGAACTCTATTAATCTAGAATTAAGGATGCACAAAGAACTTGTTGAACAGGGAATTTTAGAGCCAGACGCACAGAAAAAAGGCCAAGACGATGACGAAATTTTGACGGAAATTAAAAGATGCCAACAAGAGCTTACTGCTCTTTCTAATCATAATGTAATGCAACTGAAAAGGCTGCTGAATTTGGCGCAGGAGGAGAGTAAACGACAAGCGTTGAAAAGAAAGATCAGTACGGCTGATAACGAGGTGATAGAACATTACAAGAAATTGATGCTGTCGAAACAACGGAAAGTGCCATTGACAAAAAAAGAACAGGAAAAGGCGTGGTCCTGTCTACGAGAAAGGGAAAACCTTCTAGATCAACTTAACATGTTACCACACAACAATTTAGGAGAATCGCAAATAGGTTTTGGAAATACTGtaaattaa
- the LOC143358600 gene encoding mitochondrial glutathione transporter SLC25A40 isoform X2, whose product MNKFSVPPDLDLDDPRFRIRPYQQIVASCTGAVITSVFVTPLDVVKIRLQAQQKAMLSNKCFLYCNGLMDHLCPCPNGRGPAWASGNGKFNGTIDAFMKIGKNEGILSLWSGLSPTLVLAVPATIVYFVSYEQLRLYFKDQYNKKFLKEKNSVKTAEQPFWIPMFAGATARVWAATLVSPLELIRTKMQSQRLSYAEILQALKTVVRNSGISGLWMGLGSTLLRDVPFSAIYWLNYETIKQTFRGAQQTFTFNLAAGAMAGSVAAFLTIPFDVVKTHRQIEMGEKEIYSGDKPGRSRGTWPVIRKIYRQNGVKGLYTGLIPRIIKVAPACAIMIATFEHGKRFFQTYNANTILERENDLQYLRHKKDGDE is encoded by the exons ATGAATAAGTTTAGTGTTCCACCAGATTTGGATCTGGACGATCCAAGGTTTAGAATTAGACCTTATCAACAAATTGTGGCATCGTGCACTGGTGCTGTCATCACATCTGTTTTTG TTACTCCTTTGGATGTGGTCAAAATTCGTCTACAAGCACAACAGAAAGCTATGCTTTCGAATAAATGCTTCCTTTATTGCAACGGTTTGATGGACCACTTGTGTCCTTGTCCAAATGGTAGAGGTCCAGCATGGGCCAGTGGAAATGGAAAGTTCAATGGCACCATA GATGCCTTTATGAAAATTGGCAAAAACGAAGGAATTCTTTCTTTGTGGAGTGGTCTAAGTCCTACTCTTGTTTTAGCTGTACCTGCAACTATAGTATACTTCGTTTCGTACGAGCAACTAAGATTATATTTTAAG GATCaatataataagaaatttttgaaagaaaaaaatagCGTTAAGACCGCGGAGCAGCCATTCTGGATTCCTATGTTTGCTGGTGCCACAGCACGTGTTTGGGCTGCTACTTTGGTTAGCCCATTAGAATTAATTAGGACGAAAATGCAATCGCAAAGATTAAGTTATGCAG AAATATTGCAAGCATTGAAAACTGTTGTCAGGAATAGTGGTATATCTGGGTTATGGATGGGATTAGGCAGCACTCTTCTGCGCGACGTACCTTTTAGTGCAATTTATTGGTTAAATTACGAGACTATAAAGCAAACATTTCGTGGGGCACAACAAACTTTTACTTTTAATCTTGCAGCGGGTGCTATGGCAGGATCC GTAGCTGCGTTTTTAACGATACCGTTCGACGTAGTAAAGACACATAGACAAATAGAAATGGGTGAGAAGGAGATTTATTCAGGTG ATAAACCCGGACGTAGTCGTGGAACCTGGCCCGTAATAAGGAAAATCTACAGACAAAACGGCGTCAAAGGCTTGTACACGGGATTGATTCCGCGGATAATCAAAGTGGCACCAGCCTGCGCTATCATGATCGCGACATTCGAACACGGCAAGCGATTCTTTCAAACGTACAACGCTAACACGATACTAGAACGTGAAAATGACTTACAGTACCTACGACACAAAAAGGACGGCGACGAATGA